The Fusarium keratoplasticum isolate Fu6.1 chromosome 8, whole genome shotgun sequence genome includes a region encoding these proteins:
- a CDS encoding Flavoprotein domain-containing protein yields MLHIIQKGHDAHHEHLMRNSTETLEKARNDGKRHILLAASGSVATIKLVQIIKGLKPQTNISIRIILTRSATQFLSGLTVEQPTVDELAHLPNVDALYTDASEWAQPWKRNAPILHIELRRWADVLVIAPLSANTLAKVVNGMCDNLLTSVIRAWDTTGAVDGKKKKILVAPAMNTCMWNHPITATQIRVLEKDWGGENGWFEVLRPVSKNLACGDTGNGAMIPWENVVEAIVEKIKA; encoded by the coding sequence ATGCTTCACATCATTCAAAAGGGCCACGACGCCCACCACGAGCACCTCATGCGCAACTCTACCGAAACCCTCGAAAAGGCCCGGAATGATGGCAAGCGCCATATCCTTCTCGCTGCCTCCGGGTCTGTCGCGACGATAAAGCTcgtccagatcatcaagggcCTCAAACCTCAGACGAATATCTCCATCCGCATCATCCTCACACGATCTGCGACCCAGTTTCTCTCTGGCTTGACAGTTGAACAGCCCACGGTGGATGAGCTCGCTCACCTGCCCAACGTCGACGCCCTCTACACTGACGCGTCTGAGTGGGCTCAGCCATGGAAGCGCAACGCCCCCATCTTGCACATTGAGCTGCGACGGTGGGCAGACGTTTTGGTGATTGCACCATTGAGCGCAAACACCCTAGCCAAGGTTGTCAACGGCATGTGCGACAACCTCCTGACGAGTGTGATCCGCGCCTGGGACACCACAGGAGCCGTcgacggcaagaagaagaagatccTGGTGGCTCCCGCCATGAACACATGCATGTGGAACCATCCCATCACGGCGACGCAAATCCGCGTGCTCGAGAAGGACTGGGGCGGCGAGAATGGTTGGTTCGAGGTGTTGCGTCCAGTGTCGAAGAATCTAGCGTGTGGCGATACTGGCAACGGAGCCATGATTCCTTGGGAGAATGTTGTTGAAGCGATTGTGGAGAAGATCAAAGCATAA
- a CDS encoding Peptidase M20 domain-containing protein 2, producing MPSFTQNLMGGSLGGKGSDLPSAEVKAAIDACASGLRLISKTIHDNPELGYKEFTAHKIITDFLEKQGFAVTRHAYGLETSFEAEYGSGGRLVVFCAEIDALPEIGHACGHNLIATSSIAGFVGLVGAIKASPIKGRVRILGTPAEEGGAGKVKLLEAGAFNNVDSAIMMHPTSDHAFPEGIRALAGVKFIASLKLKVEFRGHTAHAGGEPWKGLNALDAAVSSYTNISMLRQQVRPDERIHGVIEDGGTVPNVIPEYSRVNYYIRSPTIKGGRELLDRVKNCFEAAAKATGCELNYIEAPAYTELRINNTLSYEFAKIMGTLGEKVIPRSDDPFTFSTDMGNVSFAVPSFHGAFGIPAPKDAMPHQAKFAQASGTEVAVDVALSCAHGMALLGWRVLTDDEFAAGAWKDFNTPDYPDQEIITRA from the exons ATGCCGTCGTTTACTCAGAATTTAATGGGCGGTTCTCTCGGGGGTAAAGGCTCTGACCTCCCATCCGCAGAGGTCAAAGCCGCCATCGACGCATGTGCTTCAGGCCTGAGACTCATCAGCAAGACCATCCATGACAACCCTGAGCTTGGCTACAAAGAGTTCACGGCCCACAAGATCATCACCGACTTTCTCGAGAAACAGGGCTTTGCCGTGACTCGACATGCCTACGGCCTCGAGACTTCTTTCGAGGCCGAGTACGGATCTGGCGGCCGTCTCGTCGTCTTTTGCGCCGAAATCGATGCTCTGCCCGAGATTGGCCATGCGTGCGGCCACAATCTTATCGCAACCTCGTCCATTGCCGGATTCGTCGGCTTGGTCGGCGCAATCAAGGCATCTCCCATCAAAGGACGCGTCCGCATCCTCGGCACTCCCGCAGAAGAGGGTGGCGCAGGAAAAGTCAAGCTTTTGGAGGCCGGCGCCTTCAATAATGTCGACAGCGCCATCATGATGCATCCGACATCTGATCATGCCTTTCCCGAAGGCATCAGAGCGCTGGCGGGCGTCAAGTTCATCGCAAGCttgaagctcaaggttgagTTCCGGGGTCACACGGCACACGCTGGTGGAGAGCCGTGGAAGGGACTCAATGCTTTGGATGCAGCTGTCTCATCGTACACCAACATTTCCATGCTGAGACAACAGGTGCGGCCGGATGAGCGCATCCACGGAGTGATTGAAGACGGAGGAACGGTTCCAAACGTCATCCCCGAGTACTCGAGGGTCAACTACTACATCCGCAGTCCCACCATCAAGGGCGGAAGAGAGCTGCTTGATCGAGTCAAGAACTGCTTcgaagcagcagccaaggCGACAGGATGCGAGCTGAACTACATCGA GGCACCCGCTTACACAGAGCTCCGCATCAACAACACTCTGAGCTACGAGTTTGCCAAGATCATGGGCACTCTGGGCGAGAAGGTGATCCCAAGAAGTGACGACCCCTTCACCTTTTCCACAGACATGGGCAACGTCTCCTTCGCGGTGCCCTCATTCCACGGAGCCTTCGGAATCCCCGCGCCCAAGGATGCGATGCCTCACCAGGCCAAGTTTGCCCAAGCGTCGGGGACAGAGGTCGCTGTCGATGTGGCCCTCTCTTGCGCCCACGGCATGGCTTTGCTGGGATGGAGGGTGTTGACGGACGATGAGTTCGCGGCGGGGGCTTGGAAGGACTTTAACACTCCGGATTACCCTGACCAGGAGATAATAACCCGGGCGTGA
- a CDS encoding Carbonic anhydrase produces MSPMISSRFSSFSLLSSSSSSFSPSVYSRSTSLFLSSARRSTLFSHPRFASSKSSPPPPPPQLSRSDWRKMAEQDITKYLQQSHDRLFDNNRSWAEAKAKHNPDFFKNLSAGQAPEYLWIGCADSRIPAEQICGLEPGEAFIHRNIANLVCNTDLNAMGVINYAVKHLGVKHIIVCGHYGCGGVKAAMTPKDLGLLNPWLRNIRDVYRLHEKELDAIEDEAARYDRLVELNVIEQCRNVIKSADVQQSYAQNKYPIVHGWVFGFKDGLLKDLKIDFEAVLHDIQKIYNLVDNK; encoded by the coding sequence ATGTCGCCAATGATCTCCTCTCGgttttcttccttttccctcctctcctcctcttcttcttcattctCACCCTCTGTTTATTCTCGTTCAActtctcttttcctctcATCAGCCAGACGCTCTaccctcttctcccaccCACGCTTCGCATCATCCAAGTcatcccctcctcctccaccaccacagcTCTCCCGGTCCGACTGGCGCAAGATGGCTGAACAGGACATCACCAAGTACCTCCAGCAGAGCCACGACCGGCTGTTCGACAACAACCGGTCCTGGgcagaggccaaggccaagcacaaccccgacttcttcaagaacctCTCGGCCGGCCAGGCTCCCGAGTACCTCTGGATCGGATGCGCCGACTCTCGCATCCCCGCCGAGCAGATCTGCGGCCTCGAGCCTGGCGAGGCATTTATCCACCGcaacatcgccaacctcgtcTGCAACACTgacctcaacgccatggGTGTCATCAACTACGCCGTCAAGCACCTCGGCGTCAAGCACATCATTGTCTGCGGCCACTACGGCTGCGGTGGTGTCAAGGCCGCCATGACTCCCAAGGATCTCGGTCTTCTGAACCCCTGGCTGCGAAACATCCGCGACGTCTACCGTCTGCacgagaaggagctcgacgccatcgaggatgaggcggCCCGCTACGACCGCCTGGTCGAGCTCAATGTGATTGAGCAGTGCCGCAACGTCATCAAGTCAGCCGACGTCCAGCAGTCGTACGCCCAGAACAAGTACCCCATTGTCCACGGCTGGGTCTTTGGCTTCAAGGACGGTCTGCTCAAGGATCTCAAGATTGACTTTGAGGCGGTGCTGCATGATATCCAGAAGATTTACAACCTCGTCGATAACAAGTAA